GACGCCCCCGAGACCGTTTTGACGAGTAGGTGAGCCGAGTGCTGTTTGGCAAATCAAAAAACCTCGTGGGGCTCGACATCGGGAGCTCCGGGGTCAAGCTCGTCGAGCTGAAGCAGGGAAAAGGCGGGGGCTACAAGCTCCTGAAGGCCGGGGTCGAG
This is a stretch of genomic DNA from Thermoanaerobaculia bacterium. It encodes these proteins:
- the pilM gene encoding pilus assembly protein PilM; the encoded protein is MSRVLFGKSKNLVGLDIGSSGVKLVELKQGKGGGYKLLKAGVESLSPEAIVDGAIMDSSLVVEAINRLDGALNVRNA